The following are encoded in a window of Castanea sativa cultivar Marrone di Chiusa Pesio chromosome 5, ASM4071231v1 genomic DNA:
- the LOC142636580 gene encoding G-type lectin S-receptor-like serine/threonine-protein kinase RKS1 yields MNPASSLPFLYSVLLLLSLFFQICVSLHTITPNQAIKDGQTLVSNQKAFALGFFSPGNSTKRYVGIWYNKVPEQTIVWVANRDNPLNDSTGVLSINGQGNLVLHTQNQTIPIWSTNVSVSVSSTNNSMAQLLDSGNLVLVQEDNKSFIWQSFDYPTNTLLPFMKLGLDRRTGLNRFLTNWKTKDDPGTGNSSFRIDPIGFPQLFLYMGQTPKWRAGPWNGLRLSGVPEMTQNFIFNISFVNNQDEIFIMYGITNPSIFSRMVVNESGAVERYTWRSGRWFQFWHAPKEPCDNYLECGPNSYCDPANADKFECTCLPGFEPKSSQDWYLRDGSGGCVRKQGVSTCNSGEGFVKLARVKVPDTSMARSNMSLSLNGCEQECLRNCSCTAYTSANVSMGGIGCLTWHGNLVDTRSYTNDGQDLYLRVDAVVLAQYAKENGLLRNKGIRAIIGVSIAVLLLIVVSIVYWLIMRKKKEKRQSMYNYSVTMTSPYNEESPSRRELDGTTRNSDLPLFELSTIVAATDNFSIANKLGEGGFGPVYKGLLHNGMEIAVKRLSKSSGQGIEQFKNEVALIAKLQHRNLVRILGCCIKGEEKMLIYEYLPNKSLDSFIFDETKRSLLNWGKRCEIICGIARGILYLHQDSRLRIIHRDLKASNVLLDTTLNPKISDFGMAKIFGGDQIEANTNCVVGTYGYMSPEYAMQGLFSIKSDVFSFGVLLLEIITGKKNNTYYHDDPSSNLIGHVWDLWKEDKAMELIDSSLGETYPTNEVSRYIQIGLLCVQEHAVDRPTMSTVVFMLGNDTPLPSPKQPAYIFKNAYSSKDRSISEGAHSVNDLTITRIDGR; encoded by the exons ATGAATCCTGcttcttctctcccttttttgtaTTCAGTATTGcttcttctctccctttttttccaaatttgcGTTTCCCTTCACACCATAACACCCAACCAGGCCATCAAGGATGGTCAAACTCTAGTCTCAAACCAAAAAGCCTTTGCACTTGGTTTTTTCAGCCCCGGCAATTCCACAAAGCGCTATGTTGGAATTTGGTACAACAAAGTTCCTGAACAAACTATTGTGTGGGTTGCAAATAGAGACAATCCTCTCAATGATAGCACAGGAGTCCTATCAATCAACGGTCAAGGGAACCTTGTACTTCACACCCAAAACCAAACCATTCCAATTTGGTCCACCAATGTTTCTGTTTCAGTCTCATCCACAAACAATTCTATGGCTCAGCTCTTGGATTCAGGAAATCTTGTTTTGGTTCAAGAAGACAACAAAAGTTTTATATGGCAAAGCTTTGATTATCCCACAAATACTTTGCTTCCGTTTATGAAACTTGGGCTCGACCGGCGAACCGGATTGAACCGGTTCCTAACAAATTGGAAGACCAAAGATGATCCGGGAACAGGTAACTCTTCATTTCGAATTGATCCAATTGGGTTCCCCCAGTTATTCTTATACATGGGTCAAACTCCAAAGTGGCGGGCCGGACCTTGGAATGGGCTAAGATTGAGTGGTGTACCCGAAATGACACAAAATTTCATCTTCAATATTAGTTTTGTGAATAATCAAGATGAGATCTTTATCATGTATGGTATAACTAATCCTAGTATTTTCTCTAGAATGGTGGTAAATGAATCAGGAGCCGTTGAAAGGTACACATGGAGGAGTGGTAGATGGTTCCAGTTTTGGCATGCTCCAAAAGAGCCATGTGATAATTATTTGGAATGTGGTCCGAATAGTTATTGTGACCCGGCCAATGCAGACAAGTTCGAGTGCACATGCTTACCTGGGTTCGAACCCAAGTCGTCTCAAGATTGGTACCTTAGAGACGGGTCTGGTGGGTGTGTGAGAAAACAAGGAGTGTCCACGTGTAACAGCGGAGAAGGGTTTGTGAAGTTGGCACGTGTAAAGGTGCCAGATACTTCAATGGCACGTTCAAacatgagtttgagtttgaacGGGTGTGAGCAAGAGTGCTTGAGGAATTGTTCTTGTACGGCTTACACAAGTGCAAATGTGAGTATGGGAGGGATTGGGTGCTTGACATGGCATGGGAATTTAGTGGACACAAGATCATATACCAATGATGGACAAGATTTATATTTACGTGTGGATGCAGTTGTTCTAG CTCAATATGCTAAGGAAAATGGCCTTCTTCGGAACAAAGGGATAAGGGCAATTATTGGAGTTTCTATCGCAGTACTGTTGCTTATTGTGGTGTCCATTGTTTATTGGTTGataatgagaaagaaaaaag AGAAGAGGCAAAGCATGTACAATTATAGCGTTACCATGACTTCACCATACAATGAAGAATCTCCAAGTAGAAGGGAGCTGGATGGGACTACAAGAAACTCTGATTTACCACTTTTCGAGCTAAGTACCATTGTTGCAGCCACAGACAACTTCTCTATAGCTAATAAGCTTGGAGAAGGTGGTTTTGGGCCAGTTTATAAG GGTTTGCTACATAATGGAATGGAGATAGCAGTTAAAAGACTATCAAAATCCTCAGGACAAGGAATAGAACAATTCAAAAATGAAGTTGCACTAATTGCTAAACTCCAACACAGAAACCTTGTCAGAATTTTAGGTTGTTGCATTAAAGGAGAAGAGAAGATGTTAATCTATGAGTACTTGCCAAACAAAAGCTTggactcttttatttttg ATGAAACAAAAAGGTCATTGTTAAACTGGGGTAAACGATGTGAGATTATTTGTGGGATTGCTCGAGGGATCTTATATCTTCATCAAGACTCAAGATTAAGAATTATCCATAGAGATTTAAAGGCCAGCAATGTTCTCCTTGACACTACGttaaatccaaaaatttcagattttggtATGGCTAAAATCTTTGGAGGGGATCAAATTGAAGCAAATACAAATTGCGTTGTTGGAACATA TGGTTATATGTCACCGGAATATGCAATGCAAGggttattttcaataaaatcagATGTATTTAGCTTCGGGGTGTTGCTACTAGAGATCATTACCGGCAAAAAGAACAATACTTATTATCATGATGATCCTTCCTCAAATTTGATTGGACAT GTTTGGGACCTATGGAAAGAAGACAAAGCTATGGAACTAATTGATTCATCACTTGGTGAGACATACCCTACTAATGAAGTTTCAAGATATATTCAAATTGGGCTTTTGTGTGTGCAAGAACATGCAGTAGATCGGCCAACCATGTCGACAGTTGTTTTTATGTTGGGTAATGACACTCCTCTTCCGTCTCCAAAACAACCTGCATATATTTTTAAGAACGCCTACAGTAGTAAAGATAGATCAATTAGTGAAGGAGCTCATTCTGTAAATGACTTAACAATTACAAGAATAGATGGTCGCTAA